The following coding sequences lie in one Brevibacterium marinum genomic window:
- a CDS encoding RDD family protein, with protein MINRDDLGSWLEGPRIDREDGDWPGRRLGLPESGSHSLAPAWRRLLGLVVDWFMCLAIANLIGSSNPFLAPGIFALEHVLLVATLGYSVGHRIVGIEVRRLDGHVPGLLKSLIRTLLVILVIPALIFDRDNRGLHDLAAGTVILRR; from the coding sequence GTGATAAATCGTGATGACCTCGGCTCCTGGCTCGAGGGGCCCCGGATCGACAGAGAAGACGGCGACTGGCCCGGAAGGCGGTTGGGCCTGCCCGAGTCCGGTTCGCATTCGCTGGCACCCGCTTGGCGCAGGCTGCTGGGGCTCGTGGTCGATTGGTTCATGTGCTTGGCGATCGCGAACCTCATCGGCTCTTCGAACCCGTTCTTGGCTCCGGGCATCTTCGCTTTGGAGCACGTGCTTCTCGTGGCCACTCTCGGATACTCGGTCGGCCACCGGATCGTCGGTATCGAAGTCCGACGCCTCGACGGTCACGTGCCGGGTCTGCTGAAATCGCTCATCCGCACGCTCCTGGTCATCCTCGTCATCCCTGCGCTCATCTTCGATCGCGACAACCGCGGTCTGCACGATCTCGCTGCCGGCACCGTCATCCTCAGACGGTGA
- a CDS encoding DUF4191 domain-containing protein, whose protein sequence is MSEEPRKGLFRRKPKDPNKKPGRLAQMKQVYELSAKHNKATPWLLAAAVLGCTILGLLAGLLFGGAVFTTILGFMVGLLLGMFMLGRFAETAAFAQMDGQPGAFGAVLNTARRGYLMDDQPIAVDPKSRDLVFRSTGRSGVVLLSEGPKGRSAKLLAKEKKRHERILPNVPVHTFQGGKEDGQLTMKQVVPSVQKLPRKLNKAEVLAVRNRLAALGTQSTRPPIPKGIDPNKARPNHKAMRGR, encoded by the coding sequence ATGAGCGAAGAACCGCGCAAGGGACTATTCCGCCGGAAGCCCAAGGACCCGAACAAGAAACCGGGTCGCCTGGCGCAGATGAAACAGGTCTACGAGCTGTCGGCCAAGCACAACAAGGCGACGCCTTGGCTGCTGGCCGCGGCAGTCCTCGGCTGCACGATTCTGGGACTGTTGGCCGGGCTTCTGTTCGGCGGAGCGGTCTTCACAACGATCCTCGGCTTCATGGTCGGTCTGCTGCTGGGCATGTTCATGCTCGGTCGCTTCGCCGAAACCGCTGCCTTCGCCCAGATGGACGGACAGCCCGGAGCCTTCGGCGCTGTGCTCAACACGGCTCGGCGCGGCTACCTCATGGACGATCAGCCCATTGCGGTCGACCCGAAGAGCCGTGACCTCGTCTTCCGCTCGACCGGTCGCTCCGGCGTCGTCCTGCTCAGCGAGGGCCCGAAGGGACGCAGCGCGAAGCTGCTGGCCAAGGAGAAGAAGCGCCACGAGCGCATTCTGCCCAATGTGCCTGTTCACACCTTCCAGGGGGGCAAAGAGGACGGTCAGCTGACGATGAAGCAGGTCGTCCCCTCCGTACAGAAGCTTCCTCGCAAGCTCAACAAGGCCGAGGTGCTTGCCGTCCGCAACCGTCTGGCGGCGCTGGGAACACAGAGTACGCGTCCCCCGATCCCGAAAGGCATCGATCCGAACAAGGCTCGACCGAACCACAAGGCCATGCGCGGCCGCTGA
- the lipA gene encoding lipoyl synthase — protein sequence MTIAPEGRRMLRVEARNSETPIEDKPAWIKAKAHIGPEYTSLKSLVRKQELHTVCEEAGCPNIFECWEDREATFLIGGEQCTRRCDFCQIDTGKPADFDADEPRRVAASVAEMGLRYSTITGVARDDLDDGGAWLYAETVRQIHDLNYADGSGTGVELLIPDFNAEPDQLAEVFSSRPEVLAHNVETVPRIFKRIRPAFRYERSLSVLTQARDAGLITKSNLMLGMGETNEEVIATLQDLHDAGCDLITINQYMRPSPRHHPVTRWVKPADFVMLRDAAEEIGFLGVMSGPLVRSSYRAGRLWATATRHRGDEIPAHLTHLDKHTPAKQEAQAVVDTFGPGEEVDLSAEQ from the coding sequence GTGACCATAGCGCCAGAAGGCCGCCGCATGCTCCGTGTCGAGGCACGGAACTCAGAGACCCCTATCGAGGACAAGCCCGCCTGGATCAAGGCGAAAGCCCATATCGGCCCCGAATACACCTCGCTGAAGTCACTCGTTCGCAAGCAGGAGCTGCACACGGTCTGTGAGGAAGCCGGCTGCCCCAACATCTTCGAATGTTGGGAAGACCGCGAGGCCACGTTCCTCATCGGCGGCGAACAGTGCACGAGACGGTGTGACTTCTGCCAGATCGACACCGGCAAGCCTGCTGACTTCGATGCCGACGAGCCGCGACGCGTTGCTGCCTCGGTCGCCGAGATGGGCCTGCGCTACTCGACGATCACCGGTGTGGCACGTGATGACCTCGACGACGGCGGTGCATGGCTGTATGCGGAGACCGTGCGTCAGATCCACGACCTCAACTACGCCGACGGCAGCGGCACAGGGGTCGAACTCCTCATCCCCGACTTCAATGCCGAACCCGATCAGCTGGCCGAGGTCTTCTCCTCTCGTCCGGAGGTGCTGGCCCACAATGTCGAGACGGTCCCTCGGATCTTCAAACGCATCCGCCCGGCCTTCCGCTACGAGCGCTCCCTGTCCGTGCTCACCCAGGCGCGTGACGCCGGACTGATCACGAAGTCGAACCTGATGCTGGGCATGGGCGAGACGAATGAGGAGGTCATCGCAACATTGCAGGACCTCCACGACGCCGGGTGCGACCTCATCACGATCAACCAGTACATGCGCCCCTCCCCCCGGCACCATCCCGTCACCCGGTGGGTCAAACCGGCCGATTTCGTGATGCTGCGCGACGCAGCGGAGGAGATCGGCTTCCTCGGCGTCATGTCGGGCCCGCTGGTGCGCTCGTCCTACCGTGCCGGACGCCTGTGGGCAACGGCCACGCGTCACCGTGGGGACGAGATTCCCGCCCATCTCACCCACCTTGACAAGCACACACCCGCCAAGCAGGAGGCTCAGGCCGTTGTGGATACCTTCGGCCCCGGCGAAGAGGTAGACTTGAGTGCTGAGCAATGA
- the lipB gene encoding lipoyl(octanoyl) transferase LipB, producing the protein MPLVTETLGFAPVFSDYLRTWDLQKRYHEEVHAGSRRSTILLLEHPPVYTAGKRTEDHERPTDGTEVVDVDRGGKITWHGPGQLVAYLVYRLNDPKEVRLFVSQLEDSMIELLAEYDIDATTIEGRAGVWVLGDGTLRDRKIGAIGIRIHEGVTMHGLALNCSNDLGAYESIIACGIADADTTTMSAELGRNVTPEDVANRLDEILHDRITA; encoded by the coding sequence ATGCCTCTGGTCACAGAAACGCTGGGTTTCGCACCGGTCTTCTCGGACTACCTGCGAACCTGGGACTTGCAGAAGAGATATCACGAAGAAGTGCACGCCGGGAGTCGTCGCTCGACGATCCTCCTGCTCGAACACCCGCCGGTGTACACCGCTGGAAAACGCACTGAGGACCATGAGCGGCCCACCGACGGCACCGAAGTCGTCGATGTCGACCGCGGGGGGAAGATCACCTGGCACGGCCCCGGACAACTGGTCGCCTACCTCGTGTACAGACTCAACGACCCCAAAGAGGTCAGACTGTTCGTGTCGCAGCTCGAAGATTCGATGATCGAGCTTCTCGCGGAATACGACATCGATGCCACCACCATCGAAGGACGGGCCGGAGTGTGGGTACTCGGTGACGGTACCCTCCGCGATCGGAAGATCGGAGCGATCGGGATCCGCATCCACGAAGGGGTGACCATGCACGGTCTCGCGCTGAACTGCAGCAACGACCTCGGTGCCTATGAATCCATCATCGCCTGCGGGATCGCAGACGCCGACACCACGACCATGAGTGCAGAACTCGGTCGGAACGTGACACCTGAGGATGTCGCGAACCGTCTCGACGAGATTCTGCACGACCGCATCACAGCCTAG
- the sucB gene encoding 2-oxoglutarate dehydrogenase, E2 component, dihydrolipoamide succinyltransferase, producing the protein MSNSVQMPALGESVTEGTVTRWLKSVGEEIEVDEPLLEVSTDKVDTEIPSPYAGVLEKILADEDDVVEVGGDLAYVGDGSGSDSADSDSADSDSADTGDDQAAAEEEPSEAAEEAEPAAAEETEEASSGSADDSTSEAPATSGSEGEGTEITMPALGESVTEGTVTRWLKDVGEEVEVDEPLLEVSTDKVDTEVPSPVAGTVQAHLAEEDDTVEVGEPLARVGSGAPASSDSGSSDSAPAEEAASEQPEEEEAATEEAPAEEATSEEAPAEGAPVGGQPEAGAESAQAEAEAQAEPSKQDTAAPEAPKSSETKPESSGSSNAAADTVGENAAYVTPLVRRLAREEGVDLSTITGTGVGGRIRKQDVVAAASNRGADSSGSAAPATGGSKAPFKLEIPEEAAKLRGTTEKASRIRQTIAKRMTESLEVSAQLTQVIEVDMSRVVKLRKANKEAFQSKHGSKLTYLPFFGKAIVEALKQHPKVNAQYDLDSQEITYFDREHLAVAVDTPRGLLVPVIKDAGDLSIAELSKSIDDVADRTRNNKIMPDELSGGTFTITNIGSVGALFDTPIINQPQMGILGTGTIVRRPIVVKTEDGEESIAIRDMVYLPLTYNHQLVDGADAGRFLQTIKARLEEGNFEADLDL; encoded by the coding sequence ATGTCGAATTCCGTGCAGATGCCGGCTCTCGGTGAGTCGGTGACCGAAGGAACAGTCACTCGCTGGCTGAAATCCGTCGGCGAAGAAATCGAAGTAGACGAGCCCTTGCTCGAGGTGTCGACCGATAAGGTCGACACGGAGATCCCCAGCCCCTACGCGGGTGTGCTGGAGAAGATTCTGGCCGACGAAGACGATGTCGTCGAAGTCGGTGGAGATCTGGCCTACGTCGGCGACGGCAGCGGGTCCGATTCTGCAGACTCCGATTCTGCAGACTCCGATTCTGCGGACACCGGTGACGACCAAGCCGCCGCCGAAGAAGAGCCCTCCGAGGCGGCTGAGGAAGCCGAGCCCGCAGCGGCCGAGGAAACCGAGGAGGCATCCTCGGGCTCCGCAGATGATTCAACGTCCGAAGCACCGGCCACGTCGGGTTCCGAGGGAGAAGGCACAGAGATCACGATGCCCGCTCTCGGCGAGTCCGTGACCGAGGGCACCGTCACCCGCTGGCTCAAGGACGTCGGCGAAGAGGTCGAGGTCGACGAGCCTCTCCTCGAGGTCTCAACCGATAAGGTCGACACCGAGGTGCCCTCCCCCGTGGCCGGCACCGTGCAGGCCCATCTGGCCGAAGAAGACGATACCGTCGAGGTCGGCGAACCGCTTGCACGCGTCGGCTCCGGGGCGCCTGCCTCTTCCGATTCGGGATCGTCCGATTCAGCGCCGGCCGAAGAGGCAGCGTCCGAACAGCCAGAGGAAGAAGAGGCTGCGACCGAAGAGGCACCGGCCGAAGAAGCTACGTCCGAAGAGGCACCGGCCGAAGGAGCCCCGGTCGGGGGTCAGCCCGAGGCTGGAGCCGAATCGGCGCAGGCCGAGGCCGAAGCTCAGGCCGAACCCTCGAAGCAGGACACCGCCGCCCCGGAGGCTCCGAAGTCTTCCGAGACGAAGCCCGAGAGCTCCGGATCGTCGAACGCGGCGGCAGACACCGTCGGTGAGAACGCCGCGTACGTGACTCCGCTGGTGCGCCGTCTGGCGCGCGAGGAGGGCGTCGACCTCTCCACGATCACCGGCACCGGTGTGGGTGGCCGCATCCGCAAGCAGGATGTTGTGGCGGCCGCCTCCAACCGCGGAGCGGATTCGTCCGGCTCCGCAGCTCCTGCCACCGGTGGGTCGAAGGCGCCGTTCAAGCTCGAGATCCCCGAGGAGGCCGCCAAGCTTCGCGGCACGACCGAGAAGGCTTCGCGCATCCGGCAGACCATTGCCAAGCGGATGACCGAGTCCCTCGAAGTGTCGGCCCAGCTGACTCAGGTGATCGAGGTCGACATGTCCCGAGTGGTGAAACTGCGCAAGGCCAACAAGGAGGCCTTCCAGTCCAAGCACGGTTCGAAACTGACCTACCTGCCGTTCTTCGGAAAGGCGATCGTCGAGGCGCTCAAGCAGCACCCGAAGGTCAACGCACAGTACGATTTGGACTCTCAGGAGATCACGTACTTCGATCGTGAGCACCTGGCCGTCGCGGTGGACACACCGCGGGGTCTCCTCGTGCCCGTGATCAAGGACGCCGGTGACCTGAGCATCGCCGAGCTGTCGAAGTCCATCGACGATGTCGCAGATCGGACCCGCAACAATAAGATCATGCCCGATGAGCTCTCCGGCGGAACGTTCACCATCACCAACATCGGTTCGGTGGGTGCTCTGTTCGACACCCCGATCATCAACCAGCCGCAGATGGGCATTCTGGGCACGGGCACGATCGTGCGTCGTCCCATCGTGGTCAAGACCGAGGACGGCGAGGAATCCATCGCCATCCGCGATATGGTCTACCTCCCACTGACCTACAACCATCAGCTGGTCGACGGTGCCGATGCGGGGCGGTTCCTGCAGACGATCAAGGCGCGCTTGGAGGAGGGCAACTTCGAGGCGGACCTCGACCTCTGA
- the lpdA gene encoding dihydrolipoyl dehydrogenase, with protein MSDSLTYDLVVLGGGTGGYAAALRAAELDMKVALIERDKVGGTCLHRGCVPTKALLHAAEVADAAKDSGTFGIDVEFKGIDIEKVLDYKNNVISRNYKGLQGLVKARGIDTYFGTGKLAGKDTVEVEGEDGTHSVTGTNVLLSTGSTSKMIGLDVTDRVITSTEALELDKVPGSAIVLGGGVIGVEFASVWSSFGAEVTIVEGLKHLVANEDETISKNLERAFKKRKIGFKLGTMFKGVEETADGVKVTLEDGSVLEAEYLLVAVGRGPVTDGLGFEEQGIPMDRGFVLANERLHTGVGNIYACGDIVPGLQLAHRAFGQGIFIAEEIAGLNPAPVLESGIPRVTYCEPEIFSVGLSATQAEEQYGADNVESLEYNLGGNGKSVILNTSGLIKVIREKEGPVVGVHGIGARLSEQAGEAQLIVNWEAFPEEVAQLIHAHPTQNEAIGEAHLALAGKPLHFHS; from the coding sequence GTGAGTGACTCATTGACCTACGACCTTGTCGTCCTGGGTGGCGGAACCGGCGGCTATGCCGCGGCTCTGCGCGCTGCAGAGCTCGACATGAAGGTTGCTTTGATCGAACGCGACAAGGTTGGCGGCACATGCTTGCACCGCGGTTGTGTTCCCACGAAGGCGCTGCTGCATGCCGCAGAGGTTGCCGATGCTGCGAAGGACTCGGGGACCTTCGGCATCGACGTCGAGTTCAAAGGCATCGACATCGAGAAGGTCCTCGACTACAAGAACAATGTGATCTCCCGTAACTACAAGGGCCTGCAGGGTTTGGTCAAGGCTCGCGGGATCGACACCTACTTCGGCACCGGCAAGCTCGCCGGCAAGGACACGGTCGAGGTCGAGGGCGAAGACGGCACGCACAGCGTCACCGGCACCAACGTCCTCCTATCGACCGGTTCGACGTCGAAGATGATCGGCCTCGACGTCACCGACCGGGTCATCACGAGCACCGAGGCTCTTGAGCTCGACAAGGTGCCAGGCTCCGCGATCGTCCTCGGCGGCGGTGTGATCGGTGTCGAGTTCGCCAGCGTGTGGTCGTCATTCGGTGCCGAGGTCACCATCGTCGAGGGGCTCAAGCACCTCGTGGCCAACGAGGACGAAACGATCTCGAAGAACCTGGAACGGGCGTTCAAGAAGCGCAAGATCGGCTTCAAGCTCGGCACCATGTTCAAGGGTGTCGAGGAGACCGCTGACGGAGTCAAGGTCACACTCGAAGACGGTTCGGTCCTCGAAGCCGAGTACCTCCTCGTCGCCGTCGGCCGCGGCCCGGTCACTGACGGGCTCGGCTTCGAAGAACAGGGCATCCCGATGGATCGGGGATTCGTCCTCGCCAACGAGCGCCTGCACACCGGTGTCGGAAACATCTACGCCTGCGGCGACATCGTTCCCGGACTGCAGCTGGCCCATCGGGCCTTCGGCCAGGGGATCTTCATCGCAGAAGAGATCGCAGGACTCAATCCGGCTCCCGTCCTGGAGTCCGGCATCCCACGCGTGACCTACTGCGAACCCGAGATCTTCTCGGTCGGACTCTCGGCCACGCAGGCTGAAGAACAGTACGGAGCCGACAACGTCGAATCCCTCGAATACAACCTGGGTGGAAACGGCAAGTCCGTCATTCTCAACACCAGTGGCCTGATCAAGGTCATTCGAGAGAAGGAAGGACCCGTCGTCGGCGTCCACGGCATCGGCGCTCGACTGAGCGAACAGGCCGGTGAAGCCCAACTGATCGTCAACTGGGAGGCCTTCCCAGAGGAAGTTGCGCAACTCATTCACGCTCACCCGACGCAGAATGAAGCAATCGGCGAGGCCCACCTGGCTCTCGCCGGCAAACCCCTGCACTTCCACTCTTAA
- a CDS encoding leucyl aminopeptidase, giving the protein MPSSASTPTGYASTSPVKATASVLVLGVSEGKVLGLDTAKAARAALDDVADAIGFTGKAGSTARVGAPKGFSAKSILLVGLGSFDPTPHGTEEAAQTHEVLRRAAGSALRALDGVDTIAVALPATSAEAVEAVTVGAGLGAYRFVEYRSQDEDTVPGAVTVLGPKGKAHSKAHATGAVIASATNRARDLVNTPPLDLYPESFAQRVKEQGKERRLKVTVLGEKELQSGGYGGIIGVGQGSTRGPRLVKVEYSPKGADRHVSLVGKGITFDSGGISLKPAASMEDMKSDMAGAAAVVQSLFAIADLGLPVRATAWLPLAENMPGSSAQRPSDVLHMRSGKTVEVTNTDAEGRLVLADALADADAENPDLLIDVATLTGAQVVALGNRTSGVMGAETARSLVTASATEAGEEMWAMPIPEEMLSGFDSNAADLKNSGPRPGGMLAAGAFLREFVSDDANWAHIDIAGPSFNTGSAFGYTQVAATGAAVRTLIQAAKQVN; this is encoded by the coding sequence ATGCCCAGCAGTGCATCCACGCCCACAGGCTACGCTTCGACCTCACCCGTGAAAGCCACCGCTTCCGTTCTGGTGTTGGGCGTCTCCGAGGGCAAGGTCCTCGGCCTTGACACCGCGAAAGCCGCTCGCGCCGCACTCGACGATGTGGCCGACGCCATCGGATTCACCGGGAAGGCCGGATCCACGGCGCGTGTCGGCGCCCCGAAGGGCTTCTCGGCCAAGAGTATCCTCCTGGTCGGCCTCGGATCGTTCGACCCCACGCCGCACGGCACCGAAGAGGCGGCCCAGACACATGAGGTCCTGCGCCGGGCAGCCGGCAGCGCCCTGCGCGCCCTCGACGGTGTGGACACGATCGCTGTGGCCCTGCCCGCGACCAGCGCCGAGGCTGTCGAAGCCGTCACCGTCGGTGCCGGACTGGGTGCCTACCGCTTCGTCGAATACCGCAGTCAGGACGAGGACACGGTGCCCGGAGCGGTGACCGTCCTCGGACCCAAGGGCAAGGCGCACTCGAAGGCACACGCGACCGGTGCGGTCATCGCATCCGCGACGAACCGTGCCCGCGACCTCGTCAACACTCCACCACTCGACCTGTATCCGGAGTCATTCGCGCAGCGCGTGAAGGAGCAGGGCAAGGAGCGCAGGCTCAAGGTCACCGTCCTCGGCGAGAAGGAACTGCAGTCCGGCGGATACGGTGGCATCATCGGCGTCGGTCAGGGCTCCACCCGCGGGCCCCGTCTGGTCAAGGTCGAATACAGCCCCAAGGGCGCCGACCGCCACGTCAGCCTCGTCGGCAAGGGAATCACCTTCGACTCCGGCGGCATCTCGCTGAAGCCGGCGGCAAGCATGGAGGACATGAAGTCCGACATGGCAGGAGCAGCGGCAGTGGTCCAGTCGCTGTTCGCAATCGCTGACCTGGGTCTGCCGGTGCGGGCAACGGCATGGCTGCCGCTGGCCGAGAACATGCCGGGTTCATCGGCGCAGAGGCCCAGCGATGTGCTGCACATGCGCAGCGGCAAGACGGTCGAAGTCACGAACACCGACGCCGAGGGTCGCTTGGTCCTCGCGGATGCGCTGGCGGACGCAGATGCGGAGAACCCCGACCTGCTCATCGATGTCGCCACCCTGACAGGAGCGCAGGTTGTGGCCTTGGGTAATCGCACTTCCGGAGTGATGGGTGCTGAGACAGCACGCAGCCTCGTCACCGCCTCGGCGACGGAGGCCGGAGAAGAGATGTGGGCGATGCCCATTCCCGAGGAGATGCTCTCCGGCTTCGACTCGAACGCCGCAGACCTCAAGAACTCCGGTCCCCGTCCCGGCGGCATGCTCGCAGCGGGAGCGTTCCTGCGGGAGTTCGTCAGTGACGACGCCAACTGGGCGCACATCGACATCGCGGGGCCAAGCTTCAACACCGGCTCCGCCTTCGGGTATACACAGGTGGCCGCGACCGGAGCGGCCGTCCGGACATTGATCCAAGCAGCGAAGCAGGTGAACTGA
- a CDS encoding quinone-dependent dihydroorotate dehydrogenase — translation MYSLIFRLVFAPMDAERAHHLSFTALRILDAIPGLGRLLRLVFARGTRDEVDVLGLRFPNRLGLAAGFDKNGEGIRALSAMGFGHIEVGTITAHAQPGNDRPRLFRLRDNVALLNRMGFNNQGARQAAFNIDGQRKSLTSLTESQRPIVGINIGKTKVVDAADAVEDYASSARFLAPLADYLVINVSSPNTPGLRDLQSVSSLAPIIEAVRAAAAEVVPSPRSTLGHVPLLVKIAPDLNDDDVIGICNLAVSSGVDGLITTNTTIDRNVLTGSEAEFARSQAGGISGRPLAERSLEVLRLVKATIGEELSIISVGGICEPNDISARLAAGADLVQAYSEMIYSGPFWPGRIIRTGRARSLLTRR, via the coding sequence GTGTACTCACTTATCTTCAGACTCGTTTTTGCCCCCATGGACGCCGAACGGGCACATCATCTGTCGTTCACGGCGCTGAGAATCCTCGATGCGATCCCCGGACTGGGACGACTGCTCCGCCTGGTGTTCGCCCGCGGCACACGCGATGAGGTGGATGTGCTCGGACTGCGGTTTCCGAACCGGCTCGGCCTCGCCGCCGGTTTCGACAAGAACGGGGAGGGGATTCGGGCCCTGTCTGCGATGGGCTTCGGGCACATCGAGGTCGGGACGATCACCGCTCACGCTCAGCCGGGAAACGACCGACCGCGGCTGTTTCGCCTCCGAGACAATGTCGCGCTGCTCAATCGAATGGGGTTCAACAACCAGGGCGCACGCCAGGCCGCCTTCAACATCGACGGGCAGCGGAAGTCTCTGACCTCGTTGACGGAGTCGCAGCGACCGATCGTCGGGATCAACATCGGCAAGACCAAGGTCGTCGATGCGGCCGATGCCGTCGAGGACTATGCGAGCTCGGCACGATTCCTCGCGCCTCTGGCCGATTATCTCGTCATCAATGTCAGCTCGCCGAATACGCCCGGTCTGCGTGATCTGCAGTCCGTGTCGAGTCTGGCCCCCATCATCGAGGCCGTGCGCGCTGCCGCCGCCGAGGTGGTTCCCAGTCCGCGTTCCACGCTCGGGCATGTGCCGCTGCTGGTCAAGATCGCTCCAGACCTCAATGACGACGACGTCATCGGGATCTGCAACTTGGCGGTGAGCTCGGGAGTCGACGGCCTCATCACCACCAACACCACGATCGACCGGAACGTGTTGACCGGCAGTGAGGCGGAATTCGCCCGCAGCCAGGCCGGAGGCATCTCGGGTCGCCCCCTGGCCGAGCGTTCACTCGAAGTCCTTCGCCTGGTCAAGGCCACCATCGGCGAGGAGCTCAGCATCATCTCGGTCGGCGGAATCTGCGAGCCCAACGACATCAGCGCCCGACTTGCGGCGGGCGCTGATCTGGTTCAAGCCTATTCGGAGATGATCTACTCCGGACCGTTCTGGCCCGGGCGCATCATCCGGACCGGCCGCGCGAGGTCTCTGCTGACTCGGCGCTGA
- a CDS encoding DUF3043 domain-containing protein, which produces MNDDDSRPDAASQREAEQKKGRPTPKRSQQESVRRRPLVSKDRKVANQKAKEQTRKDRDRARIGMMNGEEQYLTRRDKGPQRRYVRNYIDARFSIGELFIPAAILILVVAFTQSVQIQQYFTFAVWGLLALVILDGIIVNYILKGRLRAKFGSVERGLAFYAIMRSIQIRPLRMPKPQVKRRQYPE; this is translated from the coding sequence GTGAACGACGACGATTCACGTCCCGACGCTGCCTCGCAGCGCGAGGCGGAACAGAAGAAAGGACGGCCGACGCCCAAACGCAGCCAACAGGAATCGGTGCGCAGACGACCACTGGTGTCGAAGGATCGCAAGGTCGCGAACCAGAAGGCCAAGGAACAGACGCGCAAGGACCGCGACCGTGCCCGCATCGGCATGATGAACGGCGAGGAGCAGTACCTCACCCGACGGGACAAGGGGCCGCAGCGCCGCTACGTCCGCAACTACATCGATGCCCGGTTCTCGATCGGTGAGCTCTTCATCCCGGCCGCGATCCTGATCCTCGTCGTCGCCTTCACCCAGTCGGTGCAGATCCAGCAGTACTTCACCTTTGCGGTCTGGGGCCTGCTCGCCTTGGTCATCCTCGACGGAATCATCGTCAACTACATCCTCAAGGGGCGGCTCAGGGCCAAGTTCGGAAGCGTCGAACGGGGTCTGGCGTTCTACGCGATCATGCGCAGCATCCAGATCCGCCCGTTGCGCATGCCGAAGCCACAGGTCAAACGGCGCCAGTACCCGGAGTGA
- a CDS encoding dipeptidase: protein MSESTSALDSAQLHTELDTIFDEVVEHLTELVAIPSVAWPSFDPANVRASAEAVAGFARDLGLDVDILTAAQEDGTDGYPAVVASVPAPRGAPTVLLYAHHDVQPPGRPEDWNTEPFVATRSDDRLFGRGAADDKAGIMVHLTALRLLSDRLGVGVTLFIEGEEEAGSPSFRNFLDTYRDRLAADVIVVADSGNWAAGTPALTTSLRGMCAVEFEVSTLDHAVHSGMYGGIVPDAMLAMTRVLSSLHDENGSVAVSGLQSRSDSEIDYDETTIRSDSGVLDSTALIGSGSLASRLWTQPSITMIGLDIPDVDVSSNTLQSSLRAKLSIRLAPGDTPDDAVEAVEEHLRKNLPFGATLSIGDTEGGSPWQADMDDPVVQTARRALTDAWGQESVTMGIGGSIPFIADLLEVFPQASILVTGVEDPDARAHSANESLYLPDFKSAIVAEALLLQSLAGA from the coding sequence ATGAGCGAATCGACTTCAGCACTTGACAGTGCACAACTGCATACCGAACTCGACACCATTTTCGACGAGGTCGTCGAGCACCTGACCGAGTTGGTCGCGATCCCCTCGGTCGCTTGGCCCAGCTTCGATCCGGCGAATGTCCGTGCCAGCGCCGAGGCAGTTGCCGGCTTCGCCCGCGACCTCGGACTCGACGTCGACATCCTCACCGCAGCGCAGGAGGACGGCACCGACGGCTACCCGGCCGTGGTCGCCTCGGTTCCCGCACCCAGGGGAGCTCCCACGGTGCTCCTCTACGCCCACCATGATGTGCAGCCACCCGGCCGCCCCGAGGACTGGAACACGGAACCCTTCGTGGCGACGCGGTCGGACGACCGCCTGTTCGGGCGCGGCGCCGCCGATGACAAAGCCGGCATCATGGTCCACCTCACCGCACTGCGCCTCCTGAGCGACCGCCTCGGCGTGGGCGTGACGCTCTTCATCGAGGGCGAGGAGGAGGCCGGCAGCCCGAGCTTCCGCAACTTCCTCGACACCTACCGGGACAGGCTGGCCGCCGACGTCATCGTTGTCGCCGATTCGGGCAACTGGGCGGCCGGCACTCCGGCGCTGACTACGAGCCTGCGCGGCATGTGCGCCGTCGAATTCGAGGTCTCGACACTCGATCACGCGGTGCACTCCGGGATGTACGGCGGCATCGTGCCCGATGCGATGCTCGCGATGACTCGGGTGTTGAGCAGCCTCCACGACGAGAACGGATCCGTGGCCGTCAGCGGCCTGCAATCACGGTCGGACAGTGAGATCGACTACGACGAGACGACGATCCGCTCCGACTCCGGCGTTCTCGATTCGACCGCGCTCATCGGTTCGGGATCGTTGGCCTCCCGCCTGTGGACACAGCCCTCGATCACAATGATCGGGCTCGACATCCCGGACGTCGACGTGTCCTCGAACACCCTCCAGTCGAGTCTGAGGGCGAAGCTGTCGATCCGCCTCGCTCCCGGGGACACACCGGACGATGCCGTCGAAGCCGTCGAAGAGCATCTGCGGAAGAATCTGCCGTTCGGCGCCACCCTGAGCATCGGCGACACCGAGGGCGGCAGCCCGTGGCAAGCCGATATGGACGATCCTGTCGTTCAGACGGCACGTCGTGCCCTCACCGACGCGTGGGGGCAGGAGTCGGTGACCATGGGCATCGGCGGCTCGATTCCATTCATCGCCGACCTGTTGGAAGTCTTCCCACAGGCTTCGATCCTGGTCACCGGGGTCGAGGACCCTGACGCGAGGGCGCACAGTGCGAATGAATCGCTCTACCTGCCCGACTTCAAGTCTGCGATCGTCGCGGAAGCACTGCTGCTGCAGAGCCTGGCCGGCGCCTGA